In Halobaculum limi, one DNA window encodes the following:
- a CDS encoding class I SAM-dependent methyltransferase yields the protein MGFHTFDVDRADALEDPGRFRYCSAEELLSLLAVGPDATVADLGSGTGFYTDVVAPHVDTCYAVDVQAEMHELYAEKGLPTTVETVTAGVEDLPFDDDTLDAAFSTMTYHEYAGEDSLAELARVVAPGGRVVTVDWTRSGSGDAGPPTDERFAVGDAASAFEDAGFSVERAETRTETFVCVARR from the coding sequence ATGGGATTCCACACGTTCGACGTCGATCGCGCCGACGCGCTCGAAGACCCCGGCCGATTCCGCTACTGTTCGGCGGAGGAACTGCTGTCGCTGCTGGCTGTCGGTCCTGACGCGACGGTCGCAGACCTCGGGTCGGGCACCGGCTTCTACACCGACGTCGTCGCACCCCACGTCGACACCTGCTACGCCGTCGACGTACAAGCGGAGATGCACGAGTTGTACGCCGAGAAGGGCCTCCCGACCACTGTCGAGACGGTGACCGCTGGTGTCGAGGACCTCCCCTTCGACGACGACACGCTCGACGCCGCCTTCTCGACGATGACGTATCACGAGTACGCTGGCGAGGACTCGCTGGCGGAACTCGCACGCGTCGTCGCACCCGGCGGTCGCGTCGTCACCGTCGACTGGACCCGCAGTGGGTCGGGCGATGCCGGCCCGCCCACGGACGAACGCTTCGCCGTCGGCGACGCCGCGAGCGCGTTCGAGGACGCCGGATTCAGTGTCGAACGCGCGGAGACACGCACTGAGACGTTCGTCTGCGTCGCGCGGCGCTGA
- a CDS encoding ATP-dependent DNA helicase — MATTDDTVSEATEETWRTVFGHPEPYPEQADGIEAARDVAARDGFLALEGACGTGKTMLALTAGIDLVRDPDSDYERVLVLTSVKQQLRQFEADLRAINDDLPDDWRPVSGLTLVGKADVCPYARENRGGVDTSNVYDRCEGLRERTRDLVGEGGDTTPGALAEQARRAQTGFADTADDGVNYLETAGEPTPYLPEMPDHGGSSTRDGVEYCPFYAQYLADLPEEGDAAEAVPFDFTDRGLVDAEELVGLAAGHGTCPHSVMGAMLPEIEVVIGNYYHAFDPTTVGGFTGALVDDSTFVVCDEAHMLEPRVRDLVSDGVADASLRDAENELTRVIQPVQFEDAGKQTEGTTDADLVRGELADAEVSLDEVKLLREFVVDLREELDRRVESFLDRERRGWRANLTDLDDEEIPLRDPEEPAVDEITEWAREAGYGERVWSRAEQVGAVVARILDEAEDEDRQRAAPGVGRTLNAWYRCDHETYFRELELRRTWDETEPPESWRRAYSARLALHNCVPADAIGDRLAEFGGGVLMSATLAPLSVFREVTGLNHLESEGRPVEDRTYGLGFPEENRASFALDVPKFTFSNRGAPGEDNETRRAHVDAVATVAATTPGNVLVGMPSYGEAEWMAESLEDNSQVDKPVLLDESSDDAVTESLKSDFFAGESKVLVTSIRGTLTEGVDYEGDRLAAAVVCGVPIINTSSPRTRAVKTAYDREFGDGFETALTVPAVRKARQAIGRVIRGTDEVGVRCLVDARYARESWNAVREYLPEYEREEFRPVSADMLQFGLERFWDGHDA; from the coding sequence GTGGCAACCACCGATGACACCGTGAGCGAGGCGACGGAGGAGACGTGGCGAACCGTGTTCGGGCACCCCGAACCGTACCCCGAACAGGCGGACGGCATCGAGGCCGCCCGCGACGTCGCGGCCCGAGACGGCTTTCTCGCACTCGAAGGAGCCTGCGGCACGGGCAAGACGATGCTAGCGCTGACAGCCGGCATCGACCTCGTGCGCGACCCCGACAGCGACTACGAGCGCGTGCTGGTGTTGACGAGCGTCAAACAGCAGTTGCGCCAGTTCGAGGCCGACCTCCGCGCCATCAACGACGACCTGCCCGACGACTGGCGGCCCGTCTCCGGACTGACGCTCGTCGGGAAGGCGGACGTCTGTCCGTACGCCCGCGAGAACCGCGGCGGCGTCGACACGTCGAACGTGTACGACCGCTGTGAGGGGCTTCGCGAGCGAACCCGCGACCTGGTCGGCGAGGGAGGCGACACGACGCCCGGGGCACTCGCCGAACAGGCACGCCGGGCACAGACCGGCTTTGCCGACACCGCCGACGACGGCGTGAACTACCTCGAAACTGCGGGCGAACCGACGCCCTACCTTCCCGAGATGCCGGATCACGGGGGAAGTTCGACCCGCGACGGCGTCGAGTACTGCCCCTTTTACGCGCAGTACCTCGCGGACCTCCCCGAAGAGGGCGACGCCGCCGAGGCGGTCCCCTTCGACTTCACCGACCGGGGCCTCGTCGACGCCGAGGAGTTGGTCGGCCTCGCGGCGGGCCACGGCACCTGCCCCCACTCGGTGATGGGCGCGATGCTGCCCGAGATAGAGGTCGTCATCGGCAACTACTATCACGCGTTCGACCCGACGACTGTCGGCGGCTTCACGGGCGCACTCGTCGACGACTCGACGTTCGTCGTCTGCGACGAGGCACATATGCTCGAACCCCGCGTCCGCGACCTGGTCTCCGACGGCGTCGCCGACGCCAGCCTGCGCGACGCCGAGAACGAACTGACGCGGGTCATCCAGCCGGTGCAGTTCGAAGACGCCGGCAAGCAGACAGAGGGGACGACCGACGCCGACCTCGTGCGCGGCGAACTCGCGGACGCCGAGGTGAGCCTCGACGAGGTGAAACTCCTCCGCGAGTTCGTCGTCGACCTCCGCGAGGAACTGGATCGGCGCGTCGAGTCGTTCCTTGACCGTGAGCGTCGCGGCTGGCGCGCGAACCTCACCGACTTGGACGACGAGGAGATTCCCCTCCGAGACCCCGAAGAACCCGCCGTCGACGAGATAACTGAGTGGGCACGCGAGGCTGGTTACGGCGAGCGAGTGTGGTCCCGCGCCGAACAGGTTGGCGCGGTCGTCGCCAGGATTCTCGACGAGGCGGAAGACGAGGACCGCCAGCGCGCCGCACCGGGCGTCGGGCGCACGCTGAACGCCTGGTATCGCTGTGACCACGAGACGTACTTCAGAGAACTGGAACTTCGGCGAACGTGGGACGAGACGGAGCCACCGGAGTCGTGGCGACGGGCCTACTCCGCGCGCCTCGCCCTGCACAACTGCGTGCCCGCCGACGCCATCGGGGACCGCCTCGCGGAGTTCGGCGGTGGCGTCCTGATGTCGGCGACGCTCGCGCCGCTTTCGGTGTTCCGCGAAGTGACCGGCCTCAACCACCTCGAATCGGAGGGACGACCCGTCGAGGACCGGACGTACGGACTTGGCTTCCCTGAGGAGAATCGCGCGTCGTTCGCGCTCGACGTGCCGAAGTTCACGTTCTCGAATCGCGGCGCTCCGGGCGAGGACAACGAGACGCGCCGCGCGCACGTCGACGCCGTCGCGACGGTCGCGGCGACGACGCCGGGGAACGTCCTCGTCGGGATGCCGAGTTACGGCGAGGCCGAGTGGATGGCCGAGTCGTTGGAGGACAACAGCCAAGTCGACAAGCCCGTCCTCCTCGACGAGTCGAGCGACGACGCCGTCACCGAGTCGCTGAAGAGCGACTTCTTCGCGGGCGAGTCGAAGGTGCTCGTGACGAGTATCCGCGGCACGCTGACGGAGGGTGTCGACTACGAGGGCGACCGCCTCGCGGCGGCCGTCGTCTGCGGCGTCCCGATCATCAACACGTCGTCGCCGCGGACCAGAGCCGTGAAGACGGCGTACGACCGCGAGTTCGGCGACGGCTTCGAGACGGCGCTGACGGTCCCGGCGGTGCGGAAGGCGCGACAGGCTATCGGGCGCGTCATCCGGGGCACCGACGAGGTGGGCGTCCGCTGCCTCGTGGACGCTCGCTACGCCCGCGAGTCGTGGAACGCCGTCCGGGAGTACCTCCCCGAGTACGAACGCGAGGAGTTCCGCCCGGTGAGCGCGGATATGCTCCAATTCGGGTTAGAACGGTTCTGGGACGGCCACGACGCGTAA
- a CDS encoding S8 family serine peptidase, protein MSRSPVVLVVILLVTSVGAGLVGADVTSVTNGYGDATPRKVSGSGPLGPPVSGGVDDDADVPAIDPAAPSGTDDAVRVGVIGSAFADSATLDGRVADRYRTTSPRFGLVAGKHDTAVASVVAERARDSSLYLASVGYEPTPDEYARAVEWLVAQDVDVIVDAGSYFPRTADGRERIAEAAERAATSGTVFVTSGGNTAKRHWRGTAANGGWVAFGDDGTQGNRLGNGTIDGTVTLRLYWEDAADYDLYLYRDTPGEDTLVAKSTRESGYAEAIDAVLPRGNYYVAVYARDPGTGPVDLYAARHRLAFAGANGSAIAPTAAPGVISVGAVGSNGRLAEYSPADTDVRADGTVRLDDGTLLRGTSAAAPRVASVVIAMTAEAGDDTLTPAEVEQLLRTTAEDGRVDPAAAVAAAADRRDGRTGRATVETGTGTAVPASATASADGNTSTDSVWVGRGP, encoded by the coding sequence GTGAGCCGTTCGCCCGTGGTTCTCGTGGTGATCCTCCTCGTCACCAGCGTCGGCGCTGGCCTCGTCGGTGCGGACGTGACCAGCGTCACGAACGGGTACGGTGACGCGACCCCGCGGAAGGTGTCCGGTTCTGGCCCACTCGGCCCGCCGGTTTCGGGTGGCGTCGACGACGACGCCGACGTGCCAGCTATCGACCCGGCCGCGCCCAGCGGAACTGACGACGCCGTTCGCGTCGGCGTCATCGGGAGTGCGTTCGCCGACTCCGCGACGCTGGACGGTCGTGTCGCCGACCGCTACCGGACGACCTCGCCGCGATTCGGCCTCGTCGCCGGTAAGCACGACACCGCAGTCGCGAGCGTCGTCGCCGAACGCGCCCGTGACTCCTCGCTGTATCTCGCGTCGGTCGGCTACGAGCCGACACCCGACGAGTACGCCCGCGCCGTCGAGTGGCTGGTCGCCCAAGACGTCGACGTCATCGTCGACGCCGGGAGTTACTTCCCGCGGACTGCCGACGGGCGCGAGCGCATCGCCGAAGCGGCCGAACGCGCCGCCACCTCGGGGACGGTGTTCGTCACCTCCGGCGGCAACACCGCCAAACGACACTGGCGCGGCACGGCGGCCAACGGGGGCTGGGTCGCCTTCGGCGACGACGGTACGCAGGGGAACCGCCTCGGAAACGGCACCATCGACGGAACCGTCACCCTCCGACTGTACTGGGAGGACGCGGCCGACTACGACCTGTACCTCTACCGTGACACGCCCGGTGAAGACACGCTCGTGGCGAAGTCGACGCGCGAATCCGGTTACGCCGAGGCCATCGACGCGGTGCTTCCCCGCGGCAACTACTACGTCGCCGTGTACGCACGCGACCCCGGAACCGGCCCCGTCGACCTGTACGCCGCCCGGCATCGCCTCGCATTCGCCGGGGCCAACGGGAGCGCCATCGCACCCACGGCCGCACCGGGAGTCATCTCCGTGGGTGCAGTTGGGTCGAACGGTCGACTCGCGGAGTACTCCCCCGCAGACACGGACGTTCGCGCGGACGGAACCGTTCGCCTCGACGATGGAACGCTGCTGCGAGGCACGTCTGCCGCCGCCCCTCGTGTCGCGAGCGTCGTCATCGCGATGACCGCCGAAGCAGGGGACGATACGCTCACGCCTGCAGAAGTCGAACAACTGCTCCGAACGACCGCCGAGGACGGCCGCGTCGACCCCGCCGCCGCGGTCGCGGCCGCCGCGGACCGCCGTGACGGTCGCACCGGGCGAGCGACCGTGGAGACGGGAACCGGGACGGCGGTGCCGGCGAGTGCGACCGCCTCTGCCGACGGCAACACGTCGACCGACAGCGTCTGGGTGGGCCGGGGGCCGTAA
- a CDS encoding ArsR/SmtB family transcription factor — protein MSGTLPSSPDDSTDAEGADGDDASDGDASEPRADGGAATGSDASTPVSLPEDATTDAADETERTETTASAGAASEAAADPEDGTPTEPDQQVRVCWLDDDGADDLIGALAPETARRILTAVHEEPHTASELADAADTSVQNVRHHVSKLVDAGLVETVDTRYSVKGREMTVYGPTDDRVVVAVGGESDRSSLTDSLGGFLGALAVLAGASLLVQALFGADVATLSGPETAPRIGDAVGATGGAALGALPPGAAFFAGGLLVLATVIAVGRLRER, from the coding sequence ATGTCTGGGACGCTCCCGTCGAGTCCGGACGACTCGACGGACGCCGAGGGGGCCGACGGCGACGACGCCAGCGATGGCGACGCCAGCGAACCCCGCGCAGACGGCGGGGCCGCTACCGGGTCCGACGCGTCCACCCCCGTCTCGTTGCCCGAGGACGCGACCACAGACGCGGCCGACGAGACGGAACGAACCGAGACGACCGCCAGCGCCGGAGCAGCGAGTGAGGCTGCCGCAGACCCCGAGGACGGTACTCCGACTGAACCCGATCAGCAGGTCCGCGTCTGTTGGCTCGACGACGACGGCGCCGACGACCTCATCGGTGCGCTCGCACCCGAGACCGCTCGACGAATCCTCACCGCGGTCCACGAGGAGCCACACACGGCGTCGGAACTGGCCGACGCCGCCGACACGTCCGTGCAGAACGTGCGCCACCACGTCTCCAAACTAGTCGACGCCGGCCTCGTCGAGACGGTCGACACCCGGTATTCGGTAAAGGGCCGTGAGATGACCGTCTACGGCCCGACCGACGACCGCGTGGTGGTCGCCGTCGGCGGCGAGTCCGACCGGTCGTCGCTGACCGACTCGCTGGGCGGCTTCCTCGGCGCACTCGCGGTGCTCGCGGGCGCGAGTCTCCTCGTGCAGGCGCTGTTCGGCGCGGACGTGGCGACGCTGTCGGGGCCGGAGACGGCCCCGCGTATCGGTGACGCCGTCGGCGCGACCGGCGGAGCGGCGCTGGGTGCGCTCCCGCCGGGCGCGGCGTTCTTCGCGGGCGGCCTGCTCGTTCTCGCGACCGTCATCGCCGTCGGCCGCCTTCGCGAGCGGTAG
- a CDS encoding MFS transporter yields the protein MTRRLFTTLCGLVFLVNMGRVAFAPLVPEFQQELGISAAAVGSVTSLVWIGTAAPRIPVGWVLTRVARERVVVATGVALAVASAFTATTDSLLGLQAGAFAVGLSTGGYFVAAIPLIGKLYPDATGRAVGIHGTASQVASVLAPALVLGVIAQAGDWRVVFGLLAVGAAVSTASLVVVVRRREDVRSDTSGDPNDAEPDGGVESRNFRAALSHWRIVLAGMSLVAVSGFAWQGVFNFYVSYLLSEGLTPANANFLLTVAFAAGVPAFWLGGRLADRLPKVPYLLALNAAFLVSLVALTFAGSLASFAVVSALIGYAAHALFPAVDTYMLSTLPAPDRASAYAVFSGTALLFEANGSGVVGALTDAGLAFDWVFRLFAAGVALILVVTGALYLAGRFPTPPDDRRVQP from the coding sequence GTGACGCGCCGCCTGTTCACCACGCTCTGCGGCCTCGTCTTCCTTGTCAATATGGGGAGGGTGGCGTTCGCGCCGCTGGTCCCGGAGTTCCAGCAGGAACTGGGTATCTCGGCGGCCGCGGTCGGGTCGGTGACGTCGCTGGTGTGGATCGGAACCGCGGCCCCGCGCATCCCCGTCGGGTGGGTGCTGACGAGAGTGGCCCGCGAACGCGTCGTCGTCGCCACCGGCGTCGCCCTCGCAGTCGCGTCGGCGTTCACGGCGACGACCGACTCCCTGCTCGGGTTGCAGGCGGGCGCATTCGCCGTCGGCCTCTCGACGGGCGGCTACTTCGTCGCTGCAATCCCGCTCATCGGCAAACTGTACCCCGACGCGACGGGGCGAGCGGTGGGGATTCACGGCACCGCGAGTCAGGTGGCGAGCGTCCTCGCGCCGGCGCTGGTGCTCGGGGTCATCGCGCAGGCGGGCGACTGGCGCGTCGTGTTCGGCCTGCTGGCGGTCGGTGCGGCCGTCTCGACGGCGTCGCTGGTCGTGGTCGTTCGACGACGAGAAGACGTCAGGTCGGACACGAGCGGGGACCCGAACGACGCCGAACCGGACGGCGGTGTGGAGTCGCGGAACTTCCGGGCGGCGCTGTCGCACTGGCGCATCGTCCTCGCGGGGATGTCGCTGGTTGCCGTCTCGGGGTTCGCGTGGCAGGGCGTGTTCAACTTCTACGTGAGTTACTTGCTCTCGGAGGGGCTGACGCCCGCGAACGCGAACTTCCTGCTAACGGTCGCGTTCGCGGCGGGCGTCCCCGCCTTCTGGTTGGGCGGTCGCCTCGCAGATCGGTTGCCGAAGGTGCCGTACCTGCTGGCGCTCAACGCGGCGTTTCTCGTCTCGCTGGTCGCGCTGACGTTCGCAGGGTCGCTCGCGTCGTTCGCCGTCGTCTCGGCGCTCATCGGCTACGCCGCCCACGCCCTGTTCCCGGCGGTAGACACGTATATGCTCTCGACGCTCCCAGCGCCCGACCGCGCCAGCGCGTACGCCGTCTTCTCGGGGACGGCGCTGTTGTTCGAAGCCAACGGCTCTGGCGTCGTCGGCGCACTCACCGACGCTGGACTCGCGTTCGACTGGGTGTTCCGCCTGTTCGCGGCCGGCGTGGCACTCATCTTGGTCGTCACCGGGGCGCTGTATCTCGCTGGGCGCTTCCCGACGCCGCCCGACGATCGGCGGGTACAACCGTGA
- a CDS encoding glycosyltransferase family 4 protein, translated as MRVLDYLELSSQLDRAGIGTAHDQQVEALTRARDAGADVEVFTSPWPDGDPTEGIARGLRGDGFLVDVDVVHLNLIGPASVALARHAKRTDTPLVLHCHVTSEDFRESFRGSNTIAPALRRYLRWFYSQADLVLTPSEYTKQRLEGYPVDAPIRAMSNGIDHGSVEGHEQFRKSYRERFDLDGVVMFAVGSVFERKGLTDFCEVANRTDHDFAWFGTVDDGPQASPTVKQWTQHPPENVTFTGWVDDKPGAFGAGDVFFFPTKEENQGIVVLEAMACGKPCVLRDIPVFREYFEDGHDCLLCDSRAEFVEALDRLATDADLRERLGANARETAAEHSLDRVGQELVATYEELLS; from the coding sequence GTGCGCGTCCTCGACTACCTCGAACTCTCCTCGCAACTCGACCGCGCGGGCATCGGCACCGCCCACGACCAACAGGTCGAGGCGCTGACCCGCGCCCGCGACGCCGGCGCCGACGTCGAGGTGTTCACCTCGCCGTGGCCCGACGGCGACCCTACCGAAGGCATCGCTCGTGGCCTCCGCGGCGACGGCTTCCTCGTCGACGTCGACGTGGTCCACCTGAACCTCATCGGCCCCGCGAGCGTCGCACTCGCCCGTCACGCCAAGCGCACAGATACGCCCCTCGTCCTCCACTGTCACGTCACTAGCGAGGACTTCCGCGAGAGTTTCCGCGGGTCGAACACCATCGCGCCGGCACTCCGTCGATACCTCCGCTGGTTCTACTCGCAAGCCGACCTGGTGCTCACGCCCTCAGAGTACACGAAGCAGCGACTGGAGGGGTACCCCGTCGACGCACCCATCCGCGCGATGTCGAACGGCATCGACCACGGCTCCGTCGAGGGACACGAGCAGTTCCGCAAGTCGTACCGCGAGCGCTTCGACCTCGATGGTGTGGTGATGTTCGCCGTCGGGTCCGTCTTCGAGCGGAAGGGGTTGACCGACTTCTGTGAGGTGGCGAATCGGACAGACCACGACTTCGCGTGGTTCGGCACCGTCGACGACGGCCCGCAGGCGTCCCCGACGGTCAAGCAGTGGACGCAGCATCCGCCCGAGAACGTCACGTTCACCGGGTGGGTCGACGACAAACCCGGCGCGTTCGGCGCGGGCGACGTGTTCTTTTTCCCGACGAAAGAGGAGAATCAGGGCATCGTCGTCCTCGAGGCGATGGCGTGCGGGAAGCCGTGCGTCCTCCGCGACATCCCCGTGTTCCGCGAGTACTTCGAGGACGGCCACGACTGCCTGTTGTGTGACTCGCGCGCGGAGTTCGTCGAGGCGCTGGACCGACTCGCGACCGACGCCGACCTCCGCGAGCGACTCGGCGCGAACGCTCGCGAGACGGCGGCCGAACACTCGCTGGACCGGGTGGGTCAGGAACTGGTGGCGACGTACGAGGAGTTGCTGTCGTGA
- a CDS encoding glycosyltransferase codes for MTPRTVAAFTDTYLPTVNGVTYTLQSWRRRWQERGGRMDVVFPGAPDYDPGDGEYTTRSVGFPFYDGFRLGLPGVPDAVRDADVVHAHTPFALGLSGLYLSRRIDAPLVASYHTPTAEYADYIAAGPVADAIEHAARGYERRYLNAADAVVVPSEPAANHLRNIGVRSRVDVVPNGVDTEFFARPDDETLTAFRERYALPDRDEGPVVGYTGRHGFEKELTQIPPAVAAADSDPTLVFGGDGPARDAVEAACEDAGVDARFLGFLPREELPALYATLDAFVFPSPVETQGLVALEANACGTPVVGVEAGALEDTVVDGETGYHFPHEDTAAFADAIDRALADRERLSERCLARRDQTSVEHAVDKLEAVYDAVSE; via the coding sequence GTGACTCCCCGAACGGTCGCCGCCTTCACCGACACGTACCTCCCGACGGTGAACGGCGTCACGTACACGCTCCAGTCGTGGCGACGACGCTGGCAGGAGCGCGGCGGCCGAATGGACGTGGTGTTCCCCGGCGCACCCGACTACGACCCCGGCGACGGCGAGTACACTACCCGCAGCGTCGGCTTCCCCTTCTACGACGGCTTCCGCCTCGGCCTGCCCGGCGTCCCCGATGCCGTCCGCGACGCCGACGTGGTCCACGCGCACACGCCGTTCGCACTCGGTCTCTCGGGGCTGTATCTCTCCCGTCGCATCGACGCGCCGCTGGTCGCCTCCTACCACACACCGACCGCGGAGTACGCCGACTACATCGCCGCCGGTCCCGTCGCCGACGCCATCGAACACGCCGCCCGCGGCTACGAACGCCGGTATCTGAACGCCGCAGACGCGGTGGTGGTGCCGAGCGAACCCGCGGCGAACCACCTGCGCAACATCGGCGTGCGCTCGCGCGTTGACGTGGTTCCTAACGGTGTCGACACCGAGTTCTTCGCCCGTCCGGACGACGAGACCCTCACCGCGTTCCGCGAGCGATACGCGCTTCCCGACCGTGATGAGGGCCCCGTCGTCGGCTACACCGGTCGCCACGGCTTCGAGAAGGAGTTGACGCAAATTCCGCCGGCGGTCGCCGCCGCAGATAGCGATCCGACGCTCGTGTTCGGCGGCGACGGTCCCGCACGCGACGCGGTCGAGGCAGCCTGCGAGGATGCTGGCGTCGACGCGCGCTTCCTCGGCTTCCTCCCGCGTGAGGAGTTGCCCGCGCTGTACGCCACGCTCGATGCGTTCGTGTTCCCCTCGCCCGTCGAGACGCAGGGTCTCGTCGCCTTAGAGGCGAACGCCTGCGGGACGCCCGTCGTCGGCGTCGAGGCAGGTGCGCTGGAAGACACCGTCGTCGACGGCGAGACGGGCTATCACTTCCCCCACGAGGACACCGCCGCCTTCGCCGACGCCATCGACCGGGCACTCGCAGACCGCGAGCGACTCAGCGAGCGCTGTCTCGCCCGGCGCGACCAGACGAGCGTGGAACACGCGGTCGACAAACTCGAAGCGGTGTACGACGCGGTGTCGGAGTAG
- a CDS encoding CRTAC1 family protein encodes MFADRSHAIADDTPHRGYGVAVTPGTSGPCALVAGHGPGNRLLCWRDGALRDVATPAVADEGRHAIGVVAADLDADGMEELYVHNTDAYEGRCRDTDLLLDPVDVRPDDPDVRWRDLFGLAVNADRGNFRAGRSVAALDRYGTGRYGVFVASYGAPSRFYELGDDGQLSDMAEAVGLEMEGGARSLLAGSLVSDRMDLFVGVERGPNRLFRNDAGHFTEVGAAVGVDAPETNARGVTVADGDLAVGAWETPSRLFADGGDTLAAASTDGGPGRETVGHRSGQPTTVGGDDGHRGRPARRFTDATPASFAATSRTRTLVAADFDNDGREELFCNAMGAPNSLFRKTGDGWTEIDAGDAAEPRGLGTGAAVADFDGDGALELLVVHGELAAQPLTLYGVDGASENDWLRVRPTTQYGAPARGATVTVETPSWTRTKTVCAGSGYLCQMEPVAHFGLGDARPERVTVRWPDGRTETLDGPAARTEHGVAHPMAPRF; translated from the coding sequence GTGTTCGCGGACCGGTCTCACGCCATCGCCGACGACACGCCCCACCGAGGGTACGGAGTCGCCGTGACGCCCGGAACGAGCGGCCCCTGTGCGCTCGTCGCCGGGCACGGACCGGGGAACCGCTTGCTGTGCTGGCGCGACGGCGCGCTACGCGACGTGGCCACGCCCGCCGTCGCCGACGAGGGACGCCACGCCATCGGCGTCGTCGCCGCCGACCTCGACGCCGACGGGATGGAAGAACTGTACGTCCACAACACCGACGCCTACGAGGGCCGCTGTCGCGATACGGACCTCCTCCTTGACCCCGTCGACGTGCGCCCGGACGACCCCGACGTGCGCTGGCGCGACCTGTTCGGCCTCGCGGTCAACGCCGACCGCGGCAACTTCCGAGCGGGTCGGTCGGTCGCCGCCCTCGACCGCTACGGGACCGGCCGCTACGGCGTGTTCGTCGCCTCCTACGGCGCTCCATCCCGCTTCTATGAACTCGGAGACGACGGCCAACTCTCGGATATGGCCGAGGCCGTCGGCCTCGAGATGGAGGGCGGCGCGCGGTCGCTGCTCGCGGGGTCGCTCGTGAGCGACCGGATGGATCTGTTCGTCGGCGTCGAACGCGGTCCCAACCGCCTGTTTCGCAACGACGCGGGCCACTTCACCGAGGTCGGGGCCGCAGTCGGCGTCGACGCACCCGAGACGAATGCTCGCGGCGTCACCGTCGCCGACGGCGACCTCGCAGTCGGCGCGTGGGAGACGCCGAGTCGCCTGTTCGCGGACGGGGGCGACACGCTCGCGGCCGCGTCGACCGACGGTGGGCCCGGCCGGGAGACGGTCGGCCACCGATCCGGTCAGCCGACCACGGTCGGCGGTGACGACGGCCACCGCGGGCGGCCGGCCAGACGGTTCACCGACGCCACGCCTGCGTCGTTCGCCGCGACGAGTCGGACGCGGACGCTCGTCGCCGCCGACTTCGACAACGACGGCCGCGAGGAACTGTTCTGTAACGCGATGGGCGCACCCAACAGTCTGTTTCGCAAGACTGGGGACGGTTGGACGGAGATAGACGCGGGCGACGCCGCCGAACCCCGTGGACTGGGAACCGGCGCGGCGGTCGCCGACTTCGACGGCGACGGCGCACTCGAACTGCTCGTCGTCCACGGCGAACTCGCGGCCCAACCGCTCACGCTGTACGGTGTCGACGGTGCGAGTGAGAACGACTGGCTTCGCGTCCGCCCGACTACGCAGTACGGTGCACCCGCCCGCGGTGCGACCGTCACCGTCGAGACGCCGTCGTGGACGCGGACGAAGACGGTGTGTGCGGGGTCGGGCTACCTCTGTCAGATGGAACCGGTCGCACACTTCGGCCTCGGCGACGCTCGACCGGAGCGGGTGACCGTCCGGTGGCCGGACGGCCGAACCGAGACGCTCGACGGCCCGGCGGCACGAACCGAACACGGGGTCGCACACCCGATGGCCCCGCGCTTCTGA